From a region of the Eublepharis macularius isolate TG4126 chromosome 7, MPM_Emac_v1.0, whole genome shotgun sequence genome:
- the SRA1 gene encoding steroid receptor RNA activator 1 yields the protein MAELYVKPGNRQRGWNDPPQFSYGLQQQQAAAAPQGGGGAKRGPLTRRAAAAGEGRPPPPPPHGPVPVPPTPPAFPPKCAGLPRSTSPDPSLRTNALEVEEECGVEDVMSPLNEALDNCRKSVQKQVCDDISKRLIMLQQMWAQGKLSAPVRRGMRILTEELKCQHWDAADEIHRSLMVDHINEVSQWMVGVKRLIAETRKLPTADLALEEQEIGTWLEPEHQ from the exons ATGGCGGAGCTCTACGTCAAGCCGG GGAACCGGCAGCGCGGATGGAACGACCCGCCCCAGTTCTCGTACgggctgcagcagcaacaggccgCGGCGGCTCCGCAGGGCGGCGGCGGAGCCAAGCGGGGGCCGCTCACGCGACGGGCGGCCGCGGCGGGAGAAGGAcggccgccaccgccaccgcctcACGGGCCAG TACCTGTTCCACCTACGCCACCAGCATTTCCCCCCAAGTGTGCAGGGTTGCCCCGTTCTACTTCGCCGGACCCTTCTTTGAGGACAAATGCCCTTGAGGTTGAAGAGGAGTGTGGTGTGGAGGATGTTATGTCCCCCTTGAATGAGGCTTTGGACAACTGCAGGAAATCTGTGCAG AAACAGGTTTGTGATGATATCAGCAAGCGCTTGATAATGCTGCAGCAGATGTGGGCACAAGGGAAACTCTCCGCTCCTGTGAGAAGGGGAATGAGGATTCTAACAGAAG AGCTCAAGTGTCAGCACTGGGATGCAGCTGACGAGATCCATCGCTCACTGATGGTGGACCATATCAATGAAGTCAGCCAATGGATGGTAGGAGTCAAAAGACTTATTGCAGAAACAAGGAAATTACCCACAGCGGATCTGGCCTTGGAGGAGCAAGAGATTGGAACCTGGCTGGAGCCGGAACACCAATGA